A stretch of DNA from Telopea speciosissima isolate NSW1024214 ecotype Mountain lineage chromosome 5, Tspe_v1, whole genome shotgun sequence:
CTGATTCATATATTTGTATGTAAACCATTGATATTAATGCCACAATTTCAGTCATTTTTTTAGGGTAGCAACACTCTGCAGGTCCCTTTGTGTTTTCAAAATGGATGCATGCATAAAATAAGCATGTCCCTATAATTACTAATGCAGCTATCAAAGGGAGATAGCGTTAGTAAAAAATTAATGAGAAGCAGCTTTCTATTTCCAAAACACCTTCAGTTCCATTTGTTTGGGTGTAAAATGTTGTATAGGTAAAACTAAAACAGAATTGAAACTTTTCTAATCATTGATTACAATGAATTTGTAATGAACTCAAAAACTCACCATAAGTATTGAATAATTATACTTcacttaaaaatagaaaattgcaGTAAGAGTATCTCAAGAGAAATTTTACTGCACGCCGAATTAGTGTCCAAAATTAtagatgtatggtgcagaatgttgaaTAGTTAAGAAGCAGTATGTTGATAAACTcaatgtagcggagatgaggatgttgagatggatgtatgGTAAACTAGGAACGATAATGTTAGGAataatcatattagagctggtttgggagtaattTTGATATATGATAAGATACGAGAAATTCATTTGaagtggcatggccatgttcaacggaggcctatgGATGCTTCATTTTGGAAGAGtaaatttgattcaaattgaacgAAGTAAAAGAACGaggggcaaacctaaaatgattataggagaagtggtgaggaaagacatgcataggccttgtatcaagtatgacctcgattggaaggcaaagatccatgtagccgaccccatttgttgtgataaggctgagttgttattTGGTTGCTTCTTGTATCCCAGATCAGCTTCaaccaaagattttttttttctaaatttagCTCACTTCATATTCCATATAACATTTCAATTTGTGATATTTACATTGAAACCTTAAGGCATGCCATTCATTTACGCTAGCAAGACTACCAAAAGTTTACTCTAAACCCAATTACATAATTCAAAGTTGGCTCCTTGTCCAACCCTCAATTGAAACCTCCCTCCATTGCAGTTCAACTGCAACCAAATGTGCTGTTGAATTTTGGTTCTCAACATCTATTCAATAAGAGCATTAGATGGTCAGAAACATGGAAAATAAAAAGCCATGAGATACATTTCATTTTAGTTGCTCATCATGGGTAATATACCCTTATATAGTCGAGTGAAGGACAAATTAGAATGGAGAGAAATGGGCTTAAAGCTGTATGTGACAAGTATCATCTCGCTCCTGTGCACCGACCTGTTTTACAAACGAAGAAAATTAACAAAAAGGAACTGAAAACACATACAGCCAACACCACATATTatatgcacatacaccatgaaGAATTGTAGAGCAAACTTTGGGCGTTTGATGTGCTCTGATACAAGAAGCAGGGTTTGGTTCTTGCTGATATAAATTTTTGGTGAGCGGCTATATTTGATCCACAAATACACAAACCTCATGCCCCCAAAACTTTGATCATAAAATCCAGGGTCGAAATTCACAATAACAGAATCACAACCAGAAGAAAGTTCAGAAGTAATGACAGTGATTGAAATACCGAATCAATTTTAATCAACATTGTTTAATTTACATTAAATGCCAAGGAGGGTGTTGAAAATCTGAATCAATCACCACAAGCACAAAGTTGCCAAGATACAAAGGTCTACATAGAAACCTGAAACAATAGATATGAGGAATGTCACAATTGCGGACAGATACAGGAACTCTCTTCTGCATGACTTGCATTGTTCACCAAGAGCTTCAGAGATGCAGTACAGCTATCGACTTTGTTAAGCACGATGAAGCATCCAGTTCATGTGCCACATGCTTCCTTGAGATACGAGTCCACCTCAATTCTGAACCAGACACATCACAAACAGTCAGGAAGTCCAACACTTGCCCAAATATCTTGAACATTTCAATCCCAAATATCCAATTCTCGTCGGACACAAATGCAGCATTCCAGTCCATGGGGGCATCTGGATGTCTACAGACCTCCCTCCAGGTAAGCAATGAGAGATTTAACTCCCACAGCTTCCTTACAGCTTTATCTTGACAACCCATCTGACAATCCTGCTCACACCAGGAGACGGAGAGCATGAAGAGGCGACCGTTACAAGAAATGAGTTTTGGGAAGTAATCATGAAGACGAGGAGGGGACTGAGTGGTCCTGATTCCCACCCAAATACTTCTTTCTAAGTCATAGGCAGCCAGTTTGTCAGTCTCAGAATAAACATAGAACATCCCATTACAAACAACCCCAGAACAAACTATTCCAAAATCTCCAGGCAACCTAGGTATGTCCATCCATTTATCTGATACTGGATCATAGATTTCCCCAGAATCCAGAGGCTCGTCCCAGGATCCCAGCCCACCTACAGCAATCAAAATAAACCTCCTATCCTCATCCAGGTTCGACCAACTGCTTTCTTGCTTGACAGACCTGCATGGCTTTCTCTTGGGTTCTGACGAAGCTTCATCTTCACTGGAAGAACCCCTGAGATGACGTCTTAGTGAAAGCCTGTGAGGATCCTCATACACATTAGATACACCACCCACCCTTGACCTGGAAAAGTGCGGGTCTGCCCAGTTTGATTGACTTCGAAAGACAGAGCAATAAGAACCAACGCTGAAAACACCTAAAATGGGAGCTGACCTCTCATGTTTCATTGGAGACACTTTACGAAATGATCTAGTTATAGGGCTGAATACTATTACCCCTCTATGAGTCTTGAATGAAGTCTTGTCAACCTTCCCAAAGTTAGTCAAGCTAGAACAACCACCAACAACAAAAACATCATCTCCAATGCTGGCAACAGAGAAAAGAAACCTTCCCTTCAGAATATGAGCATCAATCCTATGCCATTGATCAAGGGATGCATCCAATGCATGTATATGGCCTGAACAATAACTATCCTTCACAACACCAAAAAGGAACACCCATGGGCTACGATACAAACCTTCACACCTCAACTGCAAAAATCGGCGAGTTGAAGTCAGGGATCTCCATTTCTTGCACACAAGGCGAGCAGTCATGAGGCTGCTGAGCGGAAGCCTCACCAAGCACATTTCAAGAAGTTCATCTGGAAGCAGAACATTGATTCCACCATCTGATGGTGGCTCTTCAAGTCCTCTCTCTTTTGCACCAATCCTCTTCCAAAACCTCTCAGTCACCCCATATGAGAAGCAATCAATTCTAGTGTCCTCAGTGCCACCGATTGA
This window harbors:
- the LOC122662089 gene encoding F-box/kelch-repeat protein At5g42350-like codes for the protein MMSTDHCKRSCSHGKAALLCNDSGGGTDDRIIVDRVVGEASIREDFEALTVSKRLVRSVSEKLRKKNHRGNVEEEGNQRRISSRCLGLYGRGGGCKVGADTCEDFADGICRRKSSADEEGKGHQSIGGTEDTRIDCFSYGVTERFWKRIGAKERGLEEPPSDGGINVLLPDELLEMCLVRLPLSSLMTARLVCKKWRSLTSTRRFLQLRCEGLYRSPWVFLFGVVKDSYCSGHIHALDASLDQWHRIDAHILKGRFLFSVASIGDDVFVVGGCSSLTNFGKVDKTSFKTHRGVIVFSPITRSFRKVSPMKHERSAPILGVFSVGSYCSVFRSQSNWADPHFSRSRVGGVSNVYEDPHRLSLRRHLRGSSSEDEASSEPKRKPCRSVKQESSWSNLDEDRRFILIAVGGLGSWDEPLDSGEIYDPVSDKWMDIPRLPGDFGIVCSGVVCNGMFYVYSETDKLAAYDLERSIWVGIRTTQSPPRLHDYFPKLISCNGRLFMLSVSWCEQDCQMGCQDKAVRKLWELNLSLLTWREVCRHPDAPMDWNAAFVSDENWIFGIEMFKIFGQVLDFLTVCDVSGSELRWTRISRKHVAHELDASSCLTKSIAVLHL